A DNA window from Deinococcus aerolatus contains the following coding sequences:
- a CDS encoding FmdB family zinc ribbon protein yields the protein MPTYLYKNTDTGEIYELRQSMRDDAYTAHPESGVPVKRVLARPGIAFKGSGFYANDSRPREKSGDGGGEGKSAPKAESKGSPSSKGGGEG from the coding sequence ATGCCCACCTACCTCTACAAGAACACCGACACCGGAGAAATCTACGAGTTGCGCCAGAGCATGCGCGACGACGCCTACACCGCCCACCCCGAGAGCGGCGTGCCGGTCAAGCGCGTGCTGGCGCGGCCCGGCATTGCCTTCAAGGGCAGCGGCTTTTACGCCAACGACTCGCGCCCGCGTGAGAAGTCCGGTGACGGCGGCGGCGAGGGCAAGAGCGCCCCCAAGGCCGAGAGCAAGGGCAGCCCCAGCAGCAAGGGCGGCGGCGAGGGGTGA
- a CDS encoding deoxynucleoside kinase, translated as MYLVIEGPIGVGKTSLSRRLSARYGAELNLEVVEENPFLARFYEQPDAYAFQVQVFFLLSRFKQLSALAQPGLFSGNVVSDYLFAKDFIFAAMNLKDAEFALYEDLYSHLSPRLPTPDLVVYLRADTDELLRRIARRGRSFEQDMQAAYLAELTARYDEYFRSYAHPLLTVQAGDIDFVGNPEHEELILARVHEALTAGQAAD; from the coding sequence ATGTATCTGGTGATTGAAGGCCCCATCGGGGTGGGAAAAACGAGCCTGTCCCGGCGGCTCTCGGCGCGTTACGGCGCGGAGCTGAATCTGGAAGTTGTGGAGGAAAATCCCTTCCTGGCGCGCTTTTACGAGCAGCCCGATGCCTACGCCTTTCAGGTGCAGGTCTTTTTCCTGCTGTCGCGTTTCAAGCAGCTCTCGGCGCTCGCTCAGCCGGGGCTGTTCAGCGGCAACGTGGTCAGCGACTACCTGTTCGCCAAGGACTTCATCTTTGCCGCCATGAACCTCAAGGACGCTGAATTCGCACTGTACGAGGACCTGTATTCGCACCTGTCGCCGCGCCTGCCCACCCCCGATCTGGTGGTGTACCTGCGTGCCGACACCGACGAATTGCTGCGCCGCATTGCCCGCCGGGGCCGGTCCTTCGAACAGGACATGCAGGCCGCCTATCTGGCCGAGCTGACCGCCCGGTACGACGAGTATTTCCGCAGCTACGCCCACCCGCTGCTGACGGTGCAGGCTGGCGACATCGACTTCGTGGGCAACCCCGAACACGAGGAGCTGATCCTGGCCCGCGTCCACGAGGCGCTGACGGCGGGACAGGCGGCGGACTGA
- a CDS encoding S1C family serine protease codes for MNAGRVVGAALLLSAALLGAYLTGRVDAQRALVTPDEINTVEVTQNALQAVVRIDNRLQRDQLQPGDDPIETGTGFFYKKDLIVTNYHVVEFQDSLSVTLYNGRKVSAKIEGVDPGIDIAILRVTGVTAPKTLSFGNSARLIPGQKLTAMGTPLRIPNFVSTGIFSVMASADNVPRNDNLGGEIGEYLMTTASIQQGNSGGPVLDSRGLVVGVADANAAPNNLVPGVIGIAIPGDVVKQSLDDLEKIGVPQRGTLGASLTDLATLPPALRQLAGLSSSEGALVMDVPAGSAAARAGLRGSLRNSSDQLLAPLGDIIVAVDGVRVQNSFDVTRLVAAKRPGQTVNLRVWRNKKSVDVKVTLLKRTLQQTGR; via the coding sequence GTGAATGCGGGCCGCGTTGTGGGCGCCGCGCTGCTGCTGAGCGCGGCGCTGCTGGGCGCGTACCTGACTGGCCGGGTGGACGCCCAGCGCGCCCTGGTCACGCCGGACGAGATCAACACCGTCGAGGTCACGCAGAACGCATTGCAGGCGGTGGTGCGGATCGACAACCGCCTGCAACGCGACCAGCTGCAGCCGGGTGACGACCCGATCGAGACCGGCACCGGCTTTTTCTACAAGAAGGACCTGATCGTCACCAACTACCACGTCGTCGAGTTCCAGGACTCGCTGAGCGTCACGCTGTACAACGGGCGCAAGGTGTCGGCCAAGATCGAGGGCGTTGATCCCGGTATCGACATCGCCATCCTGCGGGTGACCGGTGTCACGGCCCCCAAGACCCTGAGCTTCGGCAACAGCGCCCGCCTGATTCCCGGCCAGAAGCTGACCGCGATGGGCACGCCGCTGCGGATTCCCAACTTCGTCAGCACCGGCATCTTCAGCGTGATGGCCAGCGCGGACAACGTGCCGCGCAATGACAATCTGGGCGGCGAGATCGGCGAGTACCTGATGACCACCGCCAGCATCCAGCAGGGCAACAGCGGAGGCCCGGTGCTGGATTCGCGCGGACTGGTGGTGGGCGTGGCCGACGCCAACGCCGCGCCCAACAACCTGGTGCCGGGCGTAATCGGCATCGCCATTCCCGGCGACGTGGTCAAGCAGAGCCTGGACGATCTGGAAAAGATCGGGGTTCCGCAGCGCGGCACGCTGGGAGCGTCCCTGACCGACCTGGCCACCCTGCCTCCGGCGCTGCGTCAGCTGGCCGGCCTGTCGAGCTCGGAGGGCGCGCTGGTGATGGACGTGCCGGCCGGCAGCGCCGCCGCCCGCGCGGGCCTGCGCGGCAGCCTGCGCAACAGCAGCGATCAGTTGCTCGCCCCCCTGGGTGACATCATTGTAGCGGTGGACGGCGTGCGCGTGCAGAACTCCTTCGACGTGACCCGGCTGGTGGCGGCCAAACGCCCCGGCCAGACCGTCAACCTGCGGGTGTGGCGCAACAAGAAGAGCGTGGACGTGAAGGTCACGCTGCTCAAGCGAACGCTGCAACAGACCGGGCGCTAG
- the glmS gene encoding glutamine--fructose-6-phosphate transaminase (isomerizing), which translates to MCGIVGYIGGRQAQDVLISGLSKLEYRGYDSAGVAIGDGACIAVKKKAGKLANLEAELEGRPLSGTLGIGHTRWATHGLPNDTNAHPHATEDGRIVIIHNGIIENYLKLKEALMSRGHEFKSETDSEVLAHLIEEAYSGDLYEAVRTALGQVRGAYGIVVTHVDHREIVAARTVSPLVMGVGEGEMFLASDVPALLAYTRKMVFLHDGDMVVLNDDGFRVTDLDGNEQAREIEHIDWDAEAAEKGGYDTYMLKEIYEQPTALTNTLIGRLHDDTGEVNLDINLDPSSFKRISIIACGTAFYAGLVGEYLIEQLARIPVEVDVASEYRYRDPLVSEHTLAIVVSQSGETIDTLEALREAKRHGAKTLGVINAKGSSMTRELDDTLYIHAGPEIGVASTKAYTSMVSAFVMLALWLGRARGTLSEQQGAELLKATRELPRLVEEALAPERVEAIKAVAEKYAHARDYLFLGRGVNSPTAYEGALKLKEISYIHAEAYAAGEMKHGPIALIDSNLPVAVIATESRLLEKTISNVQEVRARAGKVILFLSDGDTENARHGDDVIYVPRAHEMVSPVVNAVAMQLLAYFTATALGKDVDKPRNLAKSVTVE; encoded by the coding sequence ATGTGCGGAATCGTGGGTTATATCGGCGGGCGTCAGGCGCAGGACGTTCTTATCTCGGGCCTCTCCAAGCTGGAATACCGGGGCTATGACAGCGCGGGCGTGGCCATTGGCGACGGCGCGTGCATCGCCGTGAAGAAGAAGGCGGGCAAGCTGGCCAATCTGGAAGCGGAGCTGGAAGGCCGCCCCCTGAGCGGCACGCTGGGCATCGGGCACACGCGCTGGGCCACGCACGGGCTGCCCAACGACACCAACGCCCACCCGCATGCCACCGAGGACGGGCGGATCGTCATCATCCACAACGGCATCATCGAGAACTACCTGAAGCTGAAAGAGGCGCTGATGTCACGCGGCCACGAGTTCAAGAGCGAGACCGACAGCGAGGTGCTGGCCCACCTGATTGAGGAGGCCTACAGCGGTGACCTGTATGAGGCCGTCCGCACGGCGCTGGGGCAGGTGCGCGGCGCCTACGGCATCGTGGTCACGCACGTCGACCACCGCGAGATCGTCGCGGCCCGCACGGTCAGTCCGCTGGTCATGGGCGTCGGCGAGGGTGAGATGTTCCTGGCCTCGGACGTGCCGGCCCTGCTGGCCTACACCCGCAAGATGGTCTTTCTCCACGACGGCGACATGGTGGTGCTGAACGACGACGGCTTTCGCGTCACCGATCTGGACGGCAACGAACAGGCCCGCGAGATCGAGCACATCGACTGGGACGCCGAGGCTGCCGAGAAGGGCGGGTACGACACCTACATGCTCAAAGAAATCTACGAGCAGCCCACCGCCCTGACCAACACCCTGATCGGCCGCCTGCACGACGACACCGGCGAGGTCAATCTGGACATCAACCTCGATCCCTCCTCGTTCAAGCGCATCTCCATCATCGCCTGCGGTACGGCCTTCTACGCCGGGCTGGTGGGCGAGTACCTGATCGAGCAACTGGCCCGCATTCCGGTGGAAGTGGACGTGGCCAGCGAATACCGTTACCGCGATCCACTGGTGTCCGAACACACGCTGGCCATTGTGGTCAGCCAGTCCGGCGAGACGATTGACACCCTCGAAGCCCTGCGTGAGGCCAAGCGGCACGGTGCCAAAACCCTGGGCGTGATCAACGCCAAGGGCAGCAGCATGACCCGTGAGCTGGACGACACGCTGTACATCCACGCCGGGCCGGAAATCGGGGTGGCCAGCACCAAGGCGTACACCTCGATGGTCAGCGCCTTCGTGATGCTCGCACTCTGGCTGGGCCGGGCGCGCGGCACCCTCAGCGAGCAGCAGGGCGCGGAACTGCTCAAGGCCACCCGCGAGCTGCCCCGGCTGGTGGAGGAAGCGCTGGCCCCCGAGCGCGTGGAGGCGATCAAGGCCGTGGCCGAGAAGTACGCCCACGCCCGCGATTATCTGTTCCTGGGACGCGGCGTCAACAGCCCCACCGCCTACGAGGGCGCGCTGAAGCTCAAGGAAATCAGCTACATCCACGCCGAGGCCTACGCGGCGGGCGAGATGAAGCACGGGCCGATTGCGCTGATCGATTCCAACCTCCCCGTCGCCGTGATCGCCACCGAGAGCCGCCTGCTGGAAAAAACCATCAGCAACGTGCAGGAAGTGCGCGCCCGCGCCGGCAAAGTCATCCTGTTCCTCAGTGACGGCGACACCGAGAACGCCCGCCACGGCGACGACGTGATCTATGTGCCGCGCGCCCACGAGATGGTCAGCCCGGTGGTCAATGCCGTGGCGATGCAGTTGCTGGCGTATTTCACGGCCACCGCGCTGGGCAAGGACGTGGACAAGCCGAGGAATCTGGCAAAAAGCGTGACGGTGGAATAG
- a CDS encoding SPFH domain-containing protein, protein MSELKKAPLESPPEMVGPEGGISTRSGVASVERPAFGLPGVPIFLLWLALVALGVWLLVAGQLLLSVVLGLLLLFAMIGFFIVQPNQAKVLTLFGRYVGTERRNGMYWTNPLTVRKNVSLRIRNFNSERLKVNDLSGNPIEIAAVIVWRVVDSARATFDVEDYAEFVAIQSETALRHLASQYPYDNYEESGRSLRGNADEVAEALGRELAARLRHAGVEVLEARLSHLAYSPEIAGAMLQRQQASAIIAARAQIVQGAVGMVQMALRELADQNIVELDEERKAQMVSNLLVVLTSERGTQPIVNAGSLY, encoded by the coding sequence ATGAGTGAACTGAAAAAAGCACCCCTGGAAAGCCCGCCGGAAATGGTTGGACCCGAAGGTGGCATCTCCACCCGCAGCGGCGTGGCGAGTGTGGAGCGCCCGGCCTTCGGGCTGCCGGGCGTGCCGATCTTCCTGCTGTGGCTGGCGCTGGTGGCGCTGGGCGTGTGGCTGCTGGTGGCCGGGCAGTTGCTGCTGAGCGTGGTGCTGGGCCTGCTGCTGCTGTTCGCCATGATCGGGTTTTTCATCGTGCAGCCCAACCAGGCCAAGGTGCTGACCCTGTTCGGACGCTACGTGGGCACCGAGCGGCGCAACGGCATGTACTGGACGAACCCGCTGACGGTTCGCAAGAACGTGTCGCTGCGGATTCGCAACTTCAATTCCGAGCGGCTGAAGGTCAATGACCTGTCGGGCAATCCCATCGAGATCGCCGCCGTGATCGTGTGGCGGGTGGTGGATTCAGCGCGGGCCACCTTCGATGTTGAGGACTATGCCGAGTTTGTCGCCATCCAGTCCGAGACTGCGCTGCGCCACCTCGCCTCGCAGTACCCCTACGACAACTACGAGGAAAGCGGCCGGAGTCTACGCGGCAATGCCGACGAGGTGGCCGAGGCGCTGGGCCGTGAGCTGGCCGCCCGCCTGCGCCACGCCGGGGTGGAGGTGCTGGAAGCCCGGCTGTCGCACCTGGCCTACTCGCCGGAAATTGCCGGGGCCATGCTGCAGCGCCAGCAGGCCAGTGCGATCATCGCCGCCAGAGCGCAGATCGTGCAGGGCGCGGTGGGCATGGTGCAGATGGCCCTGCGTGAGCTGGCCGATCAAAACATCGTGGAGCTTGACGAGGAGCGCAAGGCCCAGATGGTCAGCAACCTGCTGGTGGTCCTGACCAGCGAGCGCGGCACGCAGCCTATCGTCAACGCCGGGAGCCTGTACTAG